The following proteins are co-located in the Tenrec ecaudatus isolate mTenEca1 chromosome 11, mTenEca1.hap1, whole genome shotgun sequence genome:
- the TMEM150A gene encoding transmembrane protein 150A isoform X2 — MSPALLTPRSKGVPRPAAPWTMSPSSVALICLLRYGQLLERSRHSWVNTTALITGCTNAAGLVIVGNFQVDHAKSLHYVGAGVAFPAGLLFVCLHCALTYHGAIGALDLAMAHLRSVLAVIAFVFLVLSGVFFVHENSQLQHGAALCEWVFVIDILVFYGTFSYEFGAVSSDTLVAALQPAAGRAYKSSGSSSTSTHLNCAPESIAMI, encoded by the exons ATGAGTCCTGCTCTCCTGACCCCGCGGAGCAAGGGGGTCCCAAGACCTGCTGCACCTTGGACGATGTCCCCCTCATCAG TGGCTCTGATCTGCCTCCTCCGGTACGGGCAGCTCCTGGAGCGGAGTCGCCACTCCTGGGTTAACACCACCGCACTCATCACTGGCTGCACCAACGCAGCGGGTCTAGTAATCGTCGGCAACTTTCAG GTGGACCATGCCAAGTCTCTGCACTACGTGGGAGCCGGCGTAGCCTTCCCAGCAGGGTTGCTCTTCGTCTGCCTGCACTGTGCTCTCACCTACCATGGGGCCATAGGAGCCCTGGACCTAGCCATGGCCCACCTGCGGAGTGTGCTGGCTGTCATCGCCTTTGTCTTCCTTGTGCTCA GTGGGGTCTTCTTTGTCCATGAGAACTCTCAGCTGCAGCACGGGGCCGCCCTATGCGAGTGGGTGTTTGTCATCGACATCCTCGTGTTCTACGGCACCTTCAGCTATGAGTTTGGGGCTGTCTCCTCAGACACGCTAGTGGCTGCCCTGCAGCCCGCTGCCGGCCGGGCCTACAAGTCCTCAGGGAGCAGCAGCACCTCCACGCACCTCAACTGTGCTCCCGAGAGCATTGCCATGATTTGA
- the TMEM150A gene encoding transmembrane protein 150A isoform X1 — translation MTAWILLPVSLSAFSITGIWTVYAMAVMNRHVCPVENWSYNESCSPDPAEQGGPKTCCTLDDVPLISKCGTYPPESCLFSLIGNVAAFMVALICLLRYGQLLERSRHSWVNTTALITGCTNAAGLVIVGNFQVDHAKSLHYVGAGVAFPAGLLFVCLHCALTYHGAIGALDLAMAHLRSVLAVIAFVFLVLSGVFFVHENSQLQHGAALCEWVFVIDILVFYGTFSYEFGAVSSDTLVAALQPAAGRAYKSSGSSSTSTHLNCAPESIAMI, via the exons GTATGCCATGGCCGTGATGAACCGCCACGTGTGTCCTGTGGAAAACTG gtcCTACAATGAGTCCTGCTCTCCTGACCCCGCGGAGCAAGGGGGTCCCAAGACCTGCTGCACCTTGGACGATGTCCCCCTCATCAG CAAGTGTGGCACATACCCCCCCGAGAGCTGCCTCTTCAGCCTCATTGGCAATGTGGCTGCTTTCATGG TGGCTCTGATCTGCCTCCTCCGGTACGGGCAGCTCCTGGAGCGGAGTCGCCACTCCTGGGTTAACACCACCGCACTCATCACTGGCTGCACCAACGCAGCGGGTCTAGTAATCGTCGGCAACTTTCAG GTGGACCATGCCAAGTCTCTGCACTACGTGGGAGCCGGCGTAGCCTTCCCAGCAGGGTTGCTCTTCGTCTGCCTGCACTGTGCTCTCACCTACCATGGGGCCATAGGAGCCCTGGACCTAGCCATGGCCCACCTGCGGAGTGTGCTGGCTGTCATCGCCTTTGTCTTCCTTGTGCTCA GTGGGGTCTTCTTTGTCCATGAGAACTCTCAGCTGCAGCACGGGGCCGCCCTATGCGAGTGGGTGTTTGTCATCGACATCCTCGTGTTCTACGGCACCTTCAGCTATGAGTTTGGGGCTGTCTCCTCAGACACGCTAGTGGCTGCCCTGCAGCCCGCTGCCGGCCGGGCCTACAAGTCCTCAGGGAGCAGCAGCACCTCCACGCACCTCAACTGTGCTCCCGAGAGCATTGCCATGATTTGA
- the RNF181 gene encoding E3 ubiquitin-protein ligase RNF181 — protein MASYFDEHDCEPLDTEPQARANVLLELARSLFNRMDFEDLGLVVDWDHHLPPPAAKGVVENLPRTIIRGARAELKCPVCLLEFEEEETAIEMPCHHLFHSNCILPWLNKTNSCPLCRHELPTDDDTYEEHRREKARKQQQQHRLENLHGAMYT, from the exons ATGGCCTCCTATTTTGATGAGCACGACTGCGAGCCACTGGACACAGAACCGCAGGCCCGAGCCAACGTGCTGCTAGAACTCGCAAG GTCGCTTTTCAATAGGATGGACTTTGAAGACTTGGGGTTAGTAGTAGATTGGGACCACCACCTGCCACCACCTGCTGCCAAGGGTGTGGTCGAGAACCTCCCCAGGACAATCATCAGAGGCGCCCGGGCTG AGCTCAAGTGCCCCGTGTGTCTTTTGGAATTTGAGGAGGAGGAGACAGCCATTGAGATGCCATGCCACCACCTCTTTCACTCCAACTGCATTCTGCCCTGGCTAAACAAG ACAAACTCCTGCCCCCTGTGCCGCCATGAGCTGCCCACTGATGACGACACTTATGAAGAGCACAGGCGAGAGAAG GCTCgaaagcagcaacagcagcaccgGCTGGAGAACCTCCACGGAGCCATGTACACCTGA